From Virgibacillus ihumii, the proteins below share one genomic window:
- the pth gene encoding aminoacyl-tRNA hydrolase, whose translation MKCIVGLGNPGRKFKKTRHNIGFMVIDELAERHNWKLKTDKFNGKSVVEHIHGDKVALLKPQTYMNLSGQSIRPLMDFYQIDPTEILVIYDDMDLPTGKIRLRQKGGHGGHNGVRSTIEHVGSKEFKRLRIGIGRPDSRMPIIDYVIGNFSKEQQQDASDSIQTAADACEAWMEKPFNQVMNEFNMQQ comes from the coding sequence ATGAAATGTATCGTTGGTTTGGGAAACCCTGGACGCAAGTTTAAGAAAACACGACATAATATCGGCTTTATGGTTATTGATGAGCTGGCGGAGCGTCATAATTGGAAACTAAAAACGGACAAGTTTAATGGAAAATCAGTAGTCGAACATATTCACGGTGACAAGGTTGCATTGCTGAAGCCCCAGACATACATGAACTTGTCGGGCCAGTCAATCAGGCCATTAATGGATTTTTATCAAATAGATCCAACCGAAATTCTTGTTATTTATGATGATATGGATCTTCCGACAGGGAAAATAAGGCTGCGTCAAAAGGGCGGTCATGGAGGACATAATGGGGTACGCTCCACGATTGAACATGTTGGTTCCAAAGAATTTAAACGATTGCGAATAGGAATTGGACGCCCCGACTCACGAATGCCTATTATCGACTATGTGATCGGTAATTTTTCAAAAGAACAGCAGCAGGATGCATCCGACAGTATACAAACAGCAGCAGATGCTTGTGAAGCTTGGATGGAAAAGCCGTTCAATCAGGTGATGAACGAATTTAATATGCAGCAATGA
- a CDS encoding 50S ribosomal protein L25/general stress protein Ctc, protein MAVKLNAALRDDQTKSATKQIRESGHVPSVVYGKEKETKSISVNSLELVKTVRDEGRNAIISLDVENDKPVDVMLHDYQMDPLKDELIHADFYIVDMSEEMDVEVPLNVTGEAPGAKEGGVLQQPMYELQVRAKPADIPEEITVDVSELQIGDTISISDLPKGSKYEFLEDVDTTIVTVVPPDTLDAEDEEETDENAEPELVDAEDKSDDEEEK, encoded by the coding sequence ATGGCAGTAAAATTAAATGCAGCACTTCGGGATGATCAAACGAAGTCTGCAACAAAACAGATTAGAGAAAGTGGACATGTTCCATCTGTAGTATACGGAAAGGAAAAAGAAACAAAGTCAATTTCCGTTAACAGCCTGGAATTGGTTAAAACAGTTCGCGATGAAGGCCGAAATGCAATCATTTCCCTAGATGTCGAGAATGATAAACCGGTTGATGTTATGCTGCATGATTATCAAATGGATCCATTAAAAGATGAATTAATTCATGCTGACTTTTATATCGTTGACATGTCTGAAGAAATGGATGTTGAAGTGCCGCTTAATGTGACCGGCGAGGCACCGGGTGCAAAAGAAGGCGGCGTTCTGCAGCAGCCAATGTATGAGTTGCAGGTACGTGCTAAACCGGCAGACATTCCGGAAGAGATTACCGTTGACGTATCAGAGCTTCAGATTGGTGATACCATTTCGATTTCAGATTTGCCTAAAGGAAGCAAGTATGAATTCCTTGAAGATGTTGATACGACCATCGTAACTGTTGTTCCACCGGATACGCTGGACGCTGAAGATGAAGAAGAAACAGACGAGAACGCTGAACCGGAACTGGTTGATGCTGAAGACAAGTCAGATGACGAAGAAGAAAAATAA
- a CDS encoding ribose-phosphate diphosphokinase → MASGYKDPYLKVLSLNSNRKLAEDIANHIGTTLGECTVSAFSDGEIQINIEESVRGCDVYVVQSTCSPVNTHIMELLIMIDALKRASARSINIVMPYYGYARQDRKARSREPITSKLMADLLETAGANRVITLDLHAPQIQGFFDVPIDHLQGVPILSDYFEAKNIEDPVIVSPDHGGVTRARKMADRLKAPIGIIDKRRPRPNVAEVMNIVGNIEGKTAILIDDIIDTAGTITLAANALVENGAKEVYACCTHPVLSGPAIDRINDSKIKELIITNSIPLPEEKQSEKIKTLSVAPLIGEAITRVHELKSVSILFD, encoded by the coding sequence ATGGCGTCTGGATATAAAGATCCATATTTGAAAGTATTGTCATTGAATTCGAACCGGAAATTGGCAGAGGATATTGCCAATCATATTGGGACAACGTTGGGCGAGTGTACGGTGTCTGCATTCAGTGATGGGGAAATACAGATTAACATCGAAGAAAGTGTGCGCGGCTGTGATGTGTATGTTGTTCAGTCCACATGCTCTCCAGTGAACACCCACATTATGGAACTGTTGATTATGATTGACGCACTGAAGCGTGCCTCGGCACGGTCCATTAATATTGTGATGCCATATTATGGGTATGCCCGACAGGATCGTAAAGCTCGTTCAAGAGAACCGATTACATCGAAGCTGATGGCGGATTTACTGGAGACTGCTGGTGCTAACCGTGTGATTACACTCGATTTGCATGCCCCGCAAATTCAAGGATTCTTTGACGTTCCGATTGATCACTTGCAAGGTGTGCCGATTTTATCAGATTATTTTGAGGCAAAAAACATTGAAGATCCGGTAATTGTATCACCGGATCACGGTGGTGTAACACGGGCACGTAAAATGGCTGATCGTCTGAAAGCACCGATTGGTATCATTGATAAACGCCGCCCGCGCCCAAATGTTGCTGAAGTAATGAACATCGTTGGTAATATTGAAGGAAAAACGGCAATCCTGATTGATGACATTATTGATACTGCGGGTACAATTACTCTGGCCGCCAATGCACTCGTTGAAAATGGCGCCAAGGAAGTTTATGCCTGCTGTACACATCCTGTATTGTCCGGACCGGCAATCGACCGTATCAATGATTCGAAAATAAAAGAGCTGATTATTACGAATTCCATTCCGCTTCCGGAAGAAAAGCAAAGTGAAAAGATTAAGACCCTGTCCGTGGCACCATTGATCGGCGAAGCAATTACCCGCGTTCATGAGCTGAAGTCTGTAAGTATTTTGTTTGATTAA
- a CDS encoding anti-sigma-F factor Fin family protein codes for MAIVYTCKHCGKVIGKLDQHAVDSTMLGLDQLSSEDKQEMIHYQRNGDIHIQAICENCEDTLDRNPQYHELDFFIQ; via the coding sequence ATGGCTATTGTGTATACATGCAAACACTGCGGGAAAGTAATCGGAAAGTTGGATCAGCATGCAGTTGATTCGACGATGCTTGGGTTGGATCAGTTATCCAGCGAGGATAAACAGGAAATGATTCATTATCAGCGCAATGGTGACATTCATATACAGGCAATCTGTGAAAACTGTGAAGATACGCTTGACCGTAATCCGCAGTATCATGAGCTTGATTTTTTTATACAATAA